The genomic window ATGGAAACATTGAAGTATATGGTTCCAATGGACAAGTTGGAATGCATTTGCATTCAAACACCCTTGCCCCGGTCCTAATTATTGGGCGTAAAGGGTCTTATGGAAAAATAAATTATTGTCATAACGGAGTGTTTGCTATTGATACAACATATTTTATTGATAAGCGAACTACATCTATGAATTTAAGATGGCTTTTCTATTTAATAGGAATTTTAGGGCTTGATTCATACTCTGAGGATAGTGCTGTTCCCGGTTTGTCAAGAGATTACGTTTATAGTCATTATCTGCCAATACCATCGATTTCGGAACAACAATTCATTGCATCATCCCTCGACCGCGAAACCTCAAAAATTGATGCGCTGATAGAAAAGAAAGAACGCCTCATCAAGCTACTGCAAGAAAAGCGAAGCGCCCTTATTACCCATGCCGTCACGAAGGGCCTCGATCCGACGGTTCCCATGAAGGATTCCGGCGTGGAATGGATCGGAGAGATGCCTGCACAT from Syntrophales bacterium includes these protein-coding regions:
- a CDS encoding restriction endonuclease subunit S, with product MSESLNAAEGGLRKYKPYPAYRDSGVEWLGEIPEHWAIFRFKKVARLAYGNSLASEKRDDGNIEVYGSNGQVGMHLHSNTLAPVLIIGRKGSYGKINYCHNGVFAIDTTYFIDKRTTSMNLRWLFYLIGILGLDSYSEDSAVPGLSRDYVYSHYLPIPSISEQQFIASSLDRETSKIDALIEKKERLIKLLQEKRSALITHAVTKGLDPTVPMKDSGVEWIGEMPAH